The following proteins come from a genomic window of Triticum aestivum cultivar Chinese Spring chromosome 6A, IWGSC CS RefSeq v2.1, whole genome shotgun sequence:
- the LOC123127849 gene encoding NAC domain-containing protein 7, translating to MDTFSHVPPGFRFHPTDEELVDYYLRKKVASKKIDLDVIKDVDLYKIEPWDLQDKCKIGMEEQNDWYFFSHKDKKYPTGTRTNRATSAGFWKATGRDKPIYTNHCLVGMRKTLVFYKGRAPNGQKSNWIMHEYRLETNENGATPEEGWVVCRVFKKRVATVRRMADMNSPCWFDDHGAGGGFMPDLDSPRQLGYQHHHPQNLAPYHSQQQQQYHCKPELEYHHLLPQEAFMQQLPHLESPKPTTAYIGHGSSGGILSSTSNHPLAHDGPSRFAAQQPPMDHALYTGESSATDWRYLDKFVASQLFSHDGTNPKEQATHSNAAVQVFQAENKHEEALDYASTSAGLGSAHLWK from the exons ATGGACACTTTCTCCCATGTTCCGCCGGGTTTCCGGTTTCATCCTACCGACGAGGAGCTCGTTGATTATTACTTGAGGAAGAAGGTGGCATCCAAGAAGATTGACCTGGACGTCATAAAGGACGTCGATTTGTACAAAATCGAGCCATGGGATCTCCAAG ACAAGTGCAAGATTGGCATGGAGGAGCAGAACGACTGGTACTTCTTCAGCCACAAGGACAAGAAGTACCCGACGGGCACCCGCACCAACAGGGCGACGAGCGCCGGGTTCTGGAAGGCGACGGGGAGGGACAAGCCCATCTACACAAACCACTGCCTTGTCGGAATGAGGAAGACCCTCGTCTTCTACAAGGGCCGTGCGCCCAACGGTCAGAAGTCGAACTGGATCATGCACGAGTACCGCCTCGAGACGAACGAGAATGGAGCCACGCCC GAGGAAGGATGGGTGGTCTGCCGGGTGTTCAAGAAGCGAGTCGCGACGGTGCGGAGGATGGCAGATATGAACTCGCCTTGCTGGTTCGACGACCATGGCGCTGGAGGTGGGTTCATGCCGGACCTCGACTCGCCGAGGCAGCTCGGGTACCAGCACCACCACCCCCAGAACTTGGCACCGTAccacagccagcagcagcagcagtaccaCTGCAAGCCGGAGCTGGAGTACCATCACCTCCTGCCGCAGGAGGCCTTCATGCAACAGCTTCCTCACCTGGAGAGCCCCAAGCCTACTACGGCCTACATTGGCCACGGCAGCAGCGGCGGCATCCTGTCGTCGACCAGCAATCACCCCCTCGCGCATGACGGGCCCTCCAGGTTCGCAGCGCAGCAACCGCCGATGGACCATGCGCTTTAcactggtgaatcgtcggccaccgaCTGGAggtacctcgacaagttcgtcgcgTCTCAGCTGTTCAGCCATGACGGTACCAATCCCAAGGAGCAGGCCACTCACTCCAATGCAGCAGTCCAGGTGTTTCAGGCAGAGAACAAGCATGAAGAGGCCCTGGACTATGCTTCGACATCTGCCGGCCTAGGCTCGGCTCATCTGTGGAAATAG